The following nucleotide sequence is from Triticum dicoccoides isolate Atlit2015 ecotype Zavitan chromosome 7B, WEW_v2.0, whole genome shotgun sequence.
CGCCTGGCTTCAGCAGTGCGGTCGCAGCGCAGGACCGGGAAGGAATTCGCGAGCCTTGCCGCCGCGGCCAGCGAGTGCGCCGTCAGGCCGTCCCGCCTGAGTATCCTCGGCGGCAGCCAAGGCAGCGCGGCGGAGGTCGAGGTGACCGGGCTGCTGTTGGAGTCGGCTGTGGCCACCGTGTCGGCTTCGGCCGCACTGTTCGGGGCCATGGCGACCATGTTGGGGTCGGTGGCGGCGGAGTCGTGCTCGTGCAAACGGACAGCGGCGCTGGTGTCCCTGGtaacgaagaaaaagaagaaggcgTCGGCGCCGGGGTCGGGATGGGCGGCGGAGCTACCTGTGGCTGCCGTGGCGGAAAGGCTGGAGGAGCTGGAGGAGTTCATCGAGGAGATGGAGGCCGGAAGCGAGAAGGTGTTCCCGAGCCTCGTGCAGACTAGGGTCGCGCTCCTCAACATCCACACGCTCCACATCTTCTAACTTTGCACTGTCATGTACtctctccgtaaagaaatataaaagcgtttagatcactaaagtagtgatctaaacgctctagtACCATCCATCTTAGCTGTACTAGTGAAATTAGTGGCAGAAATCCAGTGTAACTGTAAATAAGTAGATGATGAAAAGAAGAAGGAatttgtagtactccctccgtctaggtgagtaagtcatcttaggttgtgcaccgtgacaaaGGAGGAGGGGACAATGAGAGACTttaatatttatttgctaattaatagcattgcatgcaatgaactaaccactacatgtcgtgtttgatagtctcaagtcattaaaaacatgcagACCcctcatctctcattggttgatatgtcaaaaaaCAAAAAACGAGGTAGAAGTCAATGTAccgcgcctaagtattttgggattatttggttttcataagatgacttacacacctagacggagggagtactaatcttGGTTCTGCGCATAATTAGTGTCAGAGTTTAGTACACTTTTCATGATGTTAGTGAAAGAGAAGTGGAGAGTGATAAAATATGTAGTTCATGCAGGGAATGGAGCATGACGTGTCATCACTGATCAGAAGTAATCTTATCacccaacactactaggaaaaggcatgctagtggcgcaccagttttgccttctaatggcgcactactggtgcgtcactagcatcacgccattagaattaaattctaatggcgcaccactggtgcgccattagtatctggtgttctaatggcgcaccaggtagtgcgccattagtacaggccacggtgcgccattagtatttttgaattttgaaggcgggaaaatagtagtggcgcatcgtctaacccccaccgtgcgtcattgctatttttgaattttgaatttggatctggatcgcgatttttttgcccattttttgctcgtttttttgctctttttttgcatgatattatttcaaattttgttcccgtttttggatcttgtacgttcttttgacgtgttcttttgccggagaggagttcgccggagaggaggaggaggaggtgaccgcagcatcgccggagaggaggacgaggtcgccggagaggagttcaccggagcatcggagaggaggaaggagaaaccatgaggggatgggaggagaggagggaggaggagctcaccggagaggagggaggaggagctcacatgagaggagggaggaggagctcacccgagatgagggaggaggagctcaccggagaggagggaggagaaaccgtgaggggagggaaggggaggagaggagaggagggaggaggaggtcgccggagaggaggaggaggaggtcgccggagaggagaagggtagtatggtggaggagagaagggaagatggagtggaggagtggaggagaggtggagtggaggagaagaataaagaggtaaggaggagaggacatgcccagccatatatacggcatactaatggcgcaccacgggcaggtgcgccattagtaacttttttttatttatttgatttattttgaattttgaaggcgggaaaatactaatggcgcaccacgggcaggtgcgccattagtaacctttttttatttatttgatttattttgaattttgaaggcgggaagatactaatggcgcaccatgggcaggtgcgccattagtaagtttgaatttttttgaatttttttgcctctccagatcttaaaaggccCGTAACTTTTTTTCGGTTTGGTTTttaaggattttgaaaatgtttaatggggttccccccgttaaatttggatgcaacttttcgagtagatgatttttcatataaaaaactttttcattcgagttagtatgcaa
It contains:
- the LOC119339638 gene encoding uncharacterized protein LOC119339638, whose protein sequence is MDLRPSRSPKVRTPLSSYHGRSVCLPCRSHPILAHLHTHIRSVRAWAQQGTAVLAASMATGLAHVDALHVALDDLLDLPEAQAALSGAGGSVDRLLDSFLHLADVHGCFQEAMVVLKQDISEALVAVRRRNGARLASAVRSQRRTGKEFASLAAAASECAVRPSRLSILGGSQGSAAEVEVTGLLLESAVATVSASAALFGAMATMLGSVAAESCSCKRTAALVSLVTKKKKKASAPGSGWAAELPVAAVAERLEELEEFIEEMEAGSEKVFPSLVQTRVALLNIHTLHIF